One region of Pygocentrus nattereri isolate fPygNat1 chromosome 14, fPygNat1.pri, whole genome shotgun sequence genomic DNA includes:
- the dhps gene encoding deoxyhypusine synthase: MADSVPPLAREAVLKESTALPEDVPQIRGYDFNQGVDHRALLHSYLTTGFQASSFALAVQEINKMIEKRLEPVGRDEEQQDQRDCPGCTIFLGYTSNLISSGVRETIRYLAQHKMVDVIVTTAGGVEEDLIKCLAPTYLGEFSLPGKELRQRGINRIGNLLVPNDNYCKFEDWLMPILDQMVLEQKTEGTHWSPSKMIHRLGKEINNPDSVYYWAYKNDIPVFSPALTDGSLGDMIYFHTYKNPGLVLDIVEDIRRLNSKAVFAKSTGMIILGGGLVKHHIANANLMRNGADFAVFVNTGQEFDGSDSGARPDEAVSWGKIRMDAKPVKVYADASIVFPLLVAETFALHASRLTVDKKDD; this comes from the exons ATGGCAGATAGTGTGCCGCCCTTGGCCAGGGAGGCAGTCCTGAAGGAGAGCACCGCTCTGCCAGAGGATGTGCCACAGATCCGAGGCTATGACTTTAACCAGGGGGTGGACCACAGAGCGCTGCTGCACTCCTACCTCACCACGGGCTTCCAGGCCAGCAGCTTCGCACTGGCTGTGCAAGAGATCAATAAGATG ATTGAGAAGCGTCTGGAGCCAGTGGGAAGGGACGAGGAGCAACAGGATCAGCGGGATTGTCCAGGATGTACCATCTTTCTGGGTTACACCTCCAACCTCATCAGCTCTGGTGTCCGCGAGACCATTCGCTACCTTGCCCAGCACAAGATG GTGGACGTGATTGTGACGACAGCAGGAGGTGTTGAGGAAGACCTCATTAAGTGCTTGGCGCCCACCTACTTGGGTGAGTTCAGCCTTCCGGGCAAAGAGCTCCGGCAGAGAGGCATCAACAG GATTGGCAACCTCCTGGTCCCAAATGATAACTACTGCAAGTTTGAGGACTGGTTAATGCCTATCCTGGACCAGATGGTGCTGGAGCAAAAAACGGAG GGAACCCACTGGTCTCCCTCAAAGATGATCCACAGACTAGGCAAAGAAATCAACAACCCTGACTCTGTCTACTACTGGGCCTACAAG aatGACATCCCAGTGTTTAGTCCCGCCCTCACGGATGGCTCATTGGGCGACATGATCTATTTCCATACCTATAAGAATCCTGGTTTGGTGCTGGACATCGTGGAAG ATATCCGGAGGTTGAACAGTAAAGCTGTGTTTGCGAAAAGCACAGGCATGATCATCCTGGGAGGAGGCCTTGTCAAGCACCACATTGCAAACGCGAATCTGATG AGGAATGGTGCTGACtttgcagtgtttgtgaacACGGGGCAGGAGTTTGATGGGTCAGACTCAGGGGCCAGACCGGATGAGGCTGTGTCCTGGGGAAAGATCCGTATGGATGCCAAACCTGTCAAG GTATACGCAGATGCCTCTATAGTTTTCCCTCTGCTGGTGGCTGAGACCTTCGCACTCCATGCCAGCAGACTGACCGTGGACAAAAAGGACGACTAA
- the si:dkey-117i10.1 gene encoding GGL domain-containing protein has product MEAGKVYSSNTVLQARKAVEQLRLEAGLERIKISAAAAQLVQYCQENRRGDPLLTGIAASSNPFKDKKTCVLL; this is encoded by the exons ATGGAGGCTGGAAAGGTgtacagcagtaacactgtgcTCCAGGCCAGAAAAGCCGTAGAGCAGCTGAGACTGGAGGCCGGACTGGAGAGGATCAAG ATTTcagctgcagctgctcagctCGTGCAGTACTGTCAGGAGAACCGGAGGGGAGATCCACTGCTGACCGGCATCGCCGCCTCATCAAACCCTTTCAAAGACAAGAAAACCTGTGTACTGCTGTAA